AGCGGCCTGTGCGGCGAGCATGGCGTTGAGGTGCTTCGCCTTGTCGCGCAGCCAGGGGAAGTCCCCTTCGGCGAGCGCGACCGTAGCCCGGCAGGCCGTTCCGTCGTCGGGGAAGATCGCCGGGTACCCGACCACCAGGACCCGGGCGTGCGGGGAGCGGACGCGGATCTCGTCGAGGACGGCTGCGACGCGCGGTGCCGTGGCGTCGATGCGGGAGGCGATCTCGTCCGCGCCGAGCAGGGTGTAACTCCATTTGCAGGGCGCGCCCTGCGGGGCCAGGTACCCGAGGAGTACGCAGCGGGTGATGACGCCGGGCAGGTCGAGGTCGTTGCCGCCGATGCCCAGCGTCACCAGGGTGGTGTCGGGGCGCAGGGCGTCCAGCTGCGGTGGTACGGCGTCCTGAGGGCCCGTCATGTGGCTCGTCTCGGCGCCCGCGCAGGTCACGTCGGTGAACGACGCGGCGTGCACCGCCCGGGCGACCAGCGTGGCGTAGTTGGCCGACGAGCGTCCGCAGACCGGGTCGGTCTGTTCGGGGACGCCGGGCCCGGAGCTGAAGGAGTCGCCGAGGGCGACGTAGCGCACCTCCGTGATGGCCGGCTCGGCCGCGGGCGCCGGTCCCGTTGCGGAGGCGGCCGTGGTGGCGCCGATCAGGGCGGCGAAGGCCGCGGCGGCGGTGACCGCGCGTCGCGCCGCTCGTCTTCCGGGTGGCGCGGTGGCCGGCCGGCTGGAGGGAGGCA
This region of Streptomyces ambofaciens ATCC 23877 genomic DNA includes:
- a CDS encoding SGNH/GDSL hydrolase family protein; protein product: MPPSSRPATAPPGRRAARRAVTAAAAFAALIGATTAASATGPAPAAEPAITEVRYVALGDSFSSGPGVPEQTDPVCGRSSANYATLVARAVHAASFTDVTCAGAETSHMTGPQDAVPPQLDALRPDTTLVTLGIGGNDLDLPGVITRCVLLGYLAPQGAPCKWSYTLLGADEIASRIDATAPRVAAVLDEIRVRSPHARVLVVGYPAIFPDDGTACRATVALAEGDFPWLRDKAKHLNAMLAAQAAPNDATYVDAYSPSVGHEVCRPAGVRWIEPEDTAAAAGFHPNADGHRSTADAVLAALTR